GTTGCGCGGAGGGCATCAAGGGTGGGTTGGTCTTTCTTGACGCGGGTGGGTTGCCAAACGGGAAGGTTGGCCTCAGTAGCGATCGCCTTCACGGGCGAAGGAATCAGATCATTGCCCCGTCCCCGCCGTTTATCGGGCTGGGTAACGACGGCTAGAACGTCGAATCGCTCATGGTCGAGCAAGCGTTGGAGAGTGGGAACCGCAAACTGGGGCGTTCCGAAAAATACAACCTTCATACCGTCTATTTATCACCACTGGGTCACTTGTTTAGCCTAGCAGGAGGACGGTTTACAGTGGTTAAAGCTCTGATCGGCATTGAACGTTGATGAATGATCCATCGATCCAGCTGTTACTAAACGATCTTAAAAGTGAAGATGCAGAGGTGCGCGATCGCGCCACCCAGGAACTTTGGCGGATCTGGTTTTTGCAAAAGGGAGCCTATGGGCTGGAATTGCTGGAACGGGCGCAAATGCTCCAAGAACAGAATCGTCTTGTGGAAGCGGAAGCCGCGTTGAGCCAGATTATTAACGATCAGCCGGATTTTGCAGAGGCGTGGAATCGGCGGGCTGTGTTGTATTACCTGAAGCAGCAGTATCGGAAATCACTTCAGGACTGCCAGAAGGTGGTGGAGCTAAACCCAGTTCACTTTGG
This genomic stretch from Synechococcales cyanobacterium T60_A2020_003 harbors:
- a CDS encoding tetratricopeptide repeat protein, with protein sequence MNDPSIQLLLNDLKSEDAEVRDRATQELWRIWFLQKGAYGLELLERAQMLQEQNRLVEAEAALSQIINDQPDFAEAWNRRAVLYYLKQQYRKSLQDCQKVVELNPVHFGAWHGMGLCHAALGEYPSAIRAFRKALDIQPHAIMNQRLILECTARLSG